Proteins encoded in a region of the Zea mays cultivar B73 chromosome 4, Zm-B73-REFERENCE-NAM-5.0, whole genome shotgun sequence genome:
- the LOC103653756 gene encoding uncharacterized protein LOC103653756, with product MAEDPAAEQETRQLEDRLRDVGERLQAPSDDAEDLLNLLIEVEECLIKVEQSPRESISNALRPATEALVKKELLGHADSNVRLAVASCISEITRITAPDAPYDDDAMKDVFSLIVGAFEHLDDIESPFFGRRTSILDTVAKVRSCVVMLDLECDDLINDMFHHFLRTANSGHSEAIISCMETIMRLVIEESEDVQPQIASCLLQNVRKEEKESSPSFELAEKVIGTCREKLKPVFLQSLKGTSLSEYSQIVASVCEEVSDDREDNNANPSGKDMVDDGKLSERTISDELPQESSKMEQDVSRPEQDGTSMNGDTVTAISSGATPPDTSESDQGPPSTNEKIEQPCYAQNIADAMQLKSDHNEGAESNAAKPNKKATLGSVKNTKLKPSDKCEPTVHSDADTKKQDLVASAEGSNGAADDTSRPADSTPKPKRGRPPGPKSLQKAPGKDQSPGLDLKKVNDDSAGKLAKRSAKDEKPSAKNTGEGEPSKKTQKNNLKQHKGETLSEDDPAKDLSLKEMISLKSSTKGPGRTKGQTTENSTPKLKQEQETDEPPRSRKNKGLDRSLVGARIKVWWPDDKMFYNGIVESFDAVSKRHKVAYDDGDVEVLLLREEKWEFISEEKEASMASETPRGRKRKADALKEENTETPKSDAVDPPKKRGRPKGVGSSNGTPSTSATPSTKGKTAGKVTKETPKTGPNLKKELEKNSKDKANVSTGTKDDKSVSKPKEAIIKGKDSKDEGKSTEGKAKPGRKPKNAGTPAGDSDKEKQEVEVKAAEIEEASGNASTGKKRRRKA from the exons ATGGCGGAGGATCCTGCCGCGGAACAGGAGACGCGGCAGCTAGAGGACCGGCTCAGGGATGTCGGGGAACGGCTGCAGGCGCCTTCCGACGACGCGGAGGACCTGCTCAACCTCCTCATC GAAGTTGAGGAATGTTTAATTAAAGTAGAGCAGTCACCTCGCGAAAGCATATCAAATGCTCTTCGCCCAGCAACTGAAGCTCTGGTCAAGAAAGAGCTGCTGGGCCATGCTGATTCAAATGTTAGACTTGCTGTGGCATCATGCATATCTGAGATCACACGGATCACGGCGCCTGATGCTCCATATGATGATGATGCAATGAAG GATGTATTCTCTTTAATTGTGGGGGCCTTTGAGCATCTGGATGACATAGAGAGCCCCTTCTTTGGAAGGAGAACTTCAATTCTTGATACTGTGGCAAAAGTTCGGTCCTGCGTGGTGATGCTAGATCTTGAATGTGATGATTTGATAAATGATATGTTCCATCACTTCTTGAGGACTGCTAA TTCTGGACATTCAGAAGCCATCATATCCTGCATGGAAACAATAATGAGATTGGTAATTGAGGAGAGTGAGGATGTCCAACCACAGATTGCTTCATGTCTACTCCAAAATgttagaaaagaagaaaag GAATCTTCACCTTCCTTTGAGCTTGCTGAAAAAGTGATAGGTACATGTCGTGAAAAACTTAAGCCAGTCTTTCTGCAATCACTAAAAGGCACTTCCTTGAGCGAATACAGCCAAATCGTCGCATCAGTTTGTGAAGAGGTTTCAGATGACAGGGAAGATAACAATGCTAATCCTTCTGGGAAGGACATG GTGGATGATGGCAAGCTCTCTGAAAGGACTATTTCTGATGAATTACCTCAG GAATCTTCAAAGATGGAGCAAGATGTTAGCCGTCCTGAACAAGACGGTACTTCTATGAATGGTGATACAGTTACTGCTATTAGCAGTGGTGCTACTCCGCCAGATACTAGTGAGTCTGATCAAGGACCACCTTCCACAAATGAGAAGATTGAACAACCATGCTATGCCCAAAACATAGCAGATGCTATGCAGTTGAAATCTGACCACAATGAAGGTGCTGAGTCCAATGCTGCAAAGCCCAATAAGAAAGCTACCCTTGGTTCAGTAAAAAATACTAAGCTCAAACCGTCCGATAAATGTGAACCAACTGTGCATTCTGATGCTGACACTAAAAAGCAAGATCTTGTAGCATCTGCAGAGGGATCCAATGGAGCAGCCGATGATACATCAAGACCTGCTGATAGTACACCTAAACCCAAGCGAGGTCGTCCTCCTGGTCCAAAGTCATTGCAGAAGGCTCCTGGGAAGGATCAATCTCCAGGTTTGGATTTGAAAAAGGTCAATGATGATTCAGCTGGGAAGCTGGCGAAACGATCAGCTAAGGATGAGAAGCCTTCTGCAAAAAACACTGGTGAAGGAGAACCATCTAAGAAGACTCAAAAGAACAATTTAAAACAGCATAAGGGTGAAACTCTTTCTGAGGATGATCCTGCCAAGGATCTGAGCTTAAAG GAAATGATATCGCTGAAATCTTCGACCAAGGGCCCAGGTAGAACCAAAGGGCAAACCACAGAGAATAGCACACCTAAgttgaagcaagaacaagaaactgATGAG CCTCCACGTTCAAGGAAAAACAAAGGCCTTGATAGAAGTCTAGTTGGTGCAAGGATCAAAGTTTGGTGGCCAGATGATAAGAT GTTCTACAATGGTATTGTGGAGTCATTTGATGCTGTTTCTAAGAGGCACAAG GTAGCATATGATGATGGGGATGTAGAGGTACTACTGCTGAGGGAGGAAAAGTGGGAATTCATCAGTGAG GAGAAGGAAGCTTCTATGGCATCTGAAAC GCCACgaggcagaaaaagaaaagcggATGCATTGAAGGAAGAAAATACAGAAACACCTAAAAG TGATGCTGTGGATCCTCCAAAGAAAAGAGGACGTCCAAAAGGTGTGGGATCCAGCAATGGGACACCCAGTACCTCAGCTACTCCGAGCACAAAGGGGAAAACTGCCGGCAAGGTTACCAAAGAAACACCTAAAACTGGCCCCAACCTTAAAAAAGAACTTGAGAAGAACTCCAAGGACAAGGCTAATGTTTCAACTGGGACAAAAGATGATAAGAGTGTGAGCAAACCTAAGGAGGCTATTATCAAAGGCAAGGATTCAaaagacgaaggcaagtccactgAAGGAAAAGCTAAGCCTGGTCGGAAACCAAAAAATGCTGGTACTCCTGCGGGTGATTCTGACAAAGAGAAGCAGGAGGTAGAAGTCAAGGCAGCTGAAATAGAGGAGGCATCAGGAAATGCTTCCACAGGGAAGAAGCGTAGGAGGAAGGCTTGA
- the LOC103653756 gene encoding uncharacterized protein isoform X1: MQEVEECLIKVEQSPRESISNALRPATEALVKKELLGHADSNVRLAVASCISEITRITAPDAPYDDDAMKDVFSLIVGAFEHLDDIESPFFGRRTSILDTVAKVRSCVVMLDLECDDLINDMFHHFLRTANSGHSEAIISCMETIMRLVIEESEDVQPQIASCLLQNVRKEEKESSPSFELAEKVIGTCREKLKPVFLQSLKGTSLSEYSQIVASVCEEVSDDREDNNANPSGKDMVDDGKLSERTISDELPQESSKMEQDVSRPEQDGTSMNGDTVTAISSGATPPDTSESDQGPPSTNEKIEQPCYAQNIADAMQLKSDHNEGAESNAAKPNKKATLGSVKNTKLKPSDKCEPTVHSDADTKKQDLVASAEGSNGAADDTSRPADSTPKPKRGRPPGPKSLQKAPGKDQSPGLDLKKVNDDSAGKLAKRSAKDEKPSAKNTGEGEPSKKTQKNNLKQHKGETLSEDDPAKDLSLKEMISLKSSTKGPGRTKGQTTENSTPKLKQEQETDEPPRSRKNKGLDRSLVGARIKVWWPDDKMFYNGIVESFDAVSKRHKVAYDDGDVEVLLLREEKWEFISEEKEASMASETPRGRKRKADALKEENTETPKSDAVDPPKKRGRPKGVGSSNGTPSTSATPSTKGKTAGKVTKETPKTGPNLKKELEKNSKDKANVSTGTKDDKSVSKPKEAIIKGKDSKDEGKSTEGKAKPGRKPKNAGTPAGDSDKEKQEVEVKAAEIEEASGNASTGKKRRRKA; encoded by the exons ATGCAGGAAGTTGAGGAATGTTTAATTAAAGTAGAGCAGTCACCTCGCGAAAGCATATCAAATGCTCTTCGCCCAGCAACTGAAGCTCTGGTCAAGAAAGAGCTGCTGGGCCATGCTGATTCAAATGTTAGACTTGCTGTGGCATCATGCATATCTGAGATCACACGGATCACGGCGCCTGATGCTCCATATGATGATGATGCAATGAAG GATGTATTCTCTTTAATTGTGGGGGCCTTTGAGCATCTGGATGACATAGAGAGCCCCTTCTTTGGAAGGAGAACTTCAATTCTTGATACTGTGGCAAAAGTTCGGTCCTGCGTGGTGATGCTAGATCTTGAATGTGATGATTTGATAAATGATATGTTCCATCACTTCTTGAGGACTGCTAA TTCTGGACATTCAGAAGCCATCATATCCTGCATGGAAACAATAATGAGATTGGTAATTGAGGAGAGTGAGGATGTCCAACCACAGATTGCTTCATGTCTACTCCAAAATgttagaaaagaagaaaag GAATCTTCACCTTCCTTTGAGCTTGCTGAAAAAGTGATAGGTACATGTCGTGAAAAACTTAAGCCAGTCTTTCTGCAATCACTAAAAGGCACTTCCTTGAGCGAATACAGCCAAATCGTCGCATCAGTTTGTGAAGAGGTTTCAGATGACAGGGAAGATAACAATGCTAATCCTTCTGGGAAGGACATG GTGGATGATGGCAAGCTCTCTGAAAGGACTATTTCTGATGAATTACCTCAG GAATCTTCAAAGATGGAGCAAGATGTTAGCCGTCCTGAACAAGACGGTACTTCTATGAATGGTGATACAGTTACTGCTATTAGCAGTGGTGCTACTCCGCCAGATACTAGTGAGTCTGATCAAGGACCACCTTCCACAAATGAGAAGATTGAACAACCATGCTATGCCCAAAACATAGCAGATGCTATGCAGTTGAAATCTGACCACAATGAAGGTGCTGAGTCCAATGCTGCAAAGCCCAATAAGAAAGCTACCCTTGGTTCAGTAAAAAATACTAAGCTCAAACCGTCCGATAAATGTGAACCAACTGTGCATTCTGATGCTGACACTAAAAAGCAAGATCTTGTAGCATCTGCAGAGGGATCCAATGGAGCAGCCGATGATACATCAAGACCTGCTGATAGTACACCTAAACCCAAGCGAGGTCGTCCTCCTGGTCCAAAGTCATTGCAGAAGGCTCCTGGGAAGGATCAATCTCCAGGTTTGGATTTGAAAAAGGTCAATGATGATTCAGCTGGGAAGCTGGCGAAACGATCAGCTAAGGATGAGAAGCCTTCTGCAAAAAACACTGGTGAAGGAGAACCATCTAAGAAGACTCAAAAGAACAATTTAAAACAGCATAAGGGTGAAACTCTTTCTGAGGATGATCCTGCCAAGGATCTGAGCTTAAAG GAAATGATATCGCTGAAATCTTCGACCAAGGGCCCAGGTAGAACCAAAGGGCAAACCACAGAGAATAGCACACCTAAgttgaagcaagaacaagaaactgATGAG CCTCCACGTTCAAGGAAAAACAAAGGCCTTGATAGAAGTCTAGTTGGTGCAAGGATCAAAGTTTGGTGGCCAGATGATAAGAT GTTCTACAATGGTATTGTGGAGTCATTTGATGCTGTTTCTAAGAGGCACAAG GTAGCATATGATGATGGGGATGTAGAGGTACTACTGCTGAGGGAGGAAAAGTGGGAATTCATCAGTGAG GAGAAGGAAGCTTCTATGGCATCTGAAAC GCCACgaggcagaaaaagaaaagcggATGCATTGAAGGAAGAAAATACAGAAACACCTAAAAG TGATGCTGTGGATCCTCCAAAGAAAAGAGGACGTCCAAAAGGTGTGGGATCCAGCAATGGGACACCCAGTACCTCAGCTACTCCGAGCACAAAGGGGAAAACTGCCGGCAAGGTTACCAAAGAAACACCTAAAACTGGCCCCAACCTTAAAAAAGAACTTGAGAAGAACTCCAAGGACAAGGCTAATGTTTCAACTGGGACAAAAGATGATAAGAGTGTGAGCAAACCTAAGGAGGCTATTATCAAAGGCAAGGATTCAaaagacgaaggcaagtccactgAAGGAAAAGCTAAGCCTGGTCGGAAACCAAAAAATGCTGGTACTCCTGCGGGTGATTCTGACAAAGAGAAGCAGGAGGTAGAAGTCAAGGCAGCTGAAATAGAGGAGGCATCAGGAAATGCTTCCACAGGGAAGAAGCGTAGGAGGAAGGCTTGA